The genomic DNA CGGTTGAACATGATCTCGAACGTGCGAAGTATCTCCGCATAGGTCTGGTGCTGCATGGCTTCCGATGCTGATACCGCGAGAGATTCGAAAGCACTCATGAGCCGGGAAAAGACGTTGTCGGTATAGACGACCGGGACCCGGTGACCGTCCGTGCTGCCGTTGTCTTCGGACGACCAGCGCGCGAGCACGTCCCGTAGATTATAGATCGTCAGCAGACCGGGGTCGGGATCGGACTGAGCGGTAGATATCGAGGTCCACGCGATGGTTTCAAGCTCTTCTATCCCATCCAGCGGATCGCTCGCGATATCGCGTTGACTTTCGCGGCGAATCGCCGCGTAAAGAGCCTTGCCAACCGCGATCGCATCATCGTCGGTATGCGACTTCACTACTGCGAGCACATCCTGGAATGCCACGTAATCGCCGACCGATACGTTTAACACGATCTCCACCTGCGCTCCTGCCAGGGCGGTTGCCTCGGCGATTGCGTCAAGGTCTATCCGGGTCACGAAGCCGTGTCTTGCCGCTATCACCTGCGTGCGGCGCGGAGCGTCGCAGCAGGACGTGCGACGTGTCTTGCGGATGAGGCTCATCTGCGCTTTCCGCGCCGCTAACACATGGTCGTGGAGCGCCTCGATTATGACCACCGGACGCATCTGGTCAATAGTGGTGTAGAAGAGCACCAGGAGAAGATAAAGTGCGGCCACCGTTAAAACGAAGGTGACCATGGCGCCGAATACCGGATTGACCGGCCCAACGCTGGCCAGGATGACAAGTGCGTAAAGCGAGAGACCAACGAAGAAGCCAAAGGCGAATTGATTATTACGGCGCCGGAGAAACTGGTCGTAGACCTGATGCGTGAGCGAGCTCGCGGCCTGCTGCAGCGCGATTAGCAGGAGTGAGGTCGTCAAAGTGGTCACCGTAATCAGACCGGAGGCAACCGTACTGAGCAGCTCGCTAGTCCCTTTTGCGTCTGAGAATACGTAAGTTTCCAACAGTGAGCGGATGGGCTCGAGCCATGCGATATTGCCGCGGTCGATAAAGCTCGTGAGTGTGGCGAGCAACAGGAAGGCAGTAATGATACAGGTAGGAAGCAGCAGAAATTCCGCGAAAGCATGCCGGATTACATCCCGTGCTGCCGTGAGACCGCTCTCGGTCTCCTCGGCATTCACGCGCGCATCCACGAGGTATTGGACCATATGGTGTCGAGCTTCCATGTTTCTGTCGTTAATAGATCTGGGGCGGCGCCGGCCACAGCGGTGGAAAAGCCCCCGTTCGACGGCCCGTTATAACAGGAAAGGTGGTAGAGATGAAGCCAGAAGTTCAAGATGAATCGATTGCGAGTCTTTTCGTTCCAGCAGTCGTAGGGCGCAAAGCCTTGGCGTATTGCGCCGAATGAGAAGCCCTCATACTACGCTGGCTGCTCCCCCAACGATGCGCTAAGCCGCGCCGCTTCTTGGCGGGGGCTTGAGCGTATAGTTAGGGCGCAACTTTTGGTAAAGGAATTCCGGTGCGAAATCGGCCCCGTTTGGCCAGACGATGGTTTTAAGCTCTTTGTCGAGTGAAAATTCTGCGAACAGAGTCTTCTGCTTTAAAGGTTCGAATACTTCTCCCCACAGCTCGCTTTTGAGGACTTCACCTTCTACGCCATCTCCAAATTTTAGCCAGATACAGTAATCGCGTCGGTACTTAGCTTCCAGCAATTTTGGCAACTTGGGGTTACTCCAATGGGTCAATTCGTTTTCTTTCTTGAACCAGGCCCAAAACACGCGGAGGCAAACGGCCGTCTACAACCTCGCCCGTATCGATTGCGATAACTGCTTCAAAATCGCCATACCTCGCATGAAAGTGCGGAGGCGAATGATCGTTGTAATACATCGCTATGATGATTCCCAGGAACCTACTGATCTCGGGCAAAGTATCGCTCCTTGGTTATTCAGCCCTCCGCCGTAGAGCGGCCGGTTACCCGACCGCCCCGGCACAGATCCCGGCGTGCGGAACTACCGCACCGATCCGCTTCGCACCTCAGCGCATCCTGGGCTTAGATCGAGTATTGACAGAAGACGTCGGGACGTCTATGCTGCAAAACCATGGAAGAACAAACCTCACGCTACTCTCCAGGCCAAGTTCGAGACGCCATTCTGCAGGTGATGGCGTTTACCTATAAGCCCTTGTCCGTTAGGGAAATCGAAGACCGCGTACAGCAAATCGCGGGGCAAACGCCTCCCTCCTCAATCAGCCCGTGTAGGATGTGCTGAGGAACGAAGCGCATCGTTCGAGTTATTCACCCGCGCAAACGTCGAGTATTCCCTCGCAACCCCAGTTTACCGGATAAATGCCGCGGGCCGCATAGTCGTGAAAGCTCGAATGCGGCCAATCGGCAACCTGCTTGACCCAGCCATGTTTTACCGGATTCCAATGGATGTAATCAACGTGTTTGTTGAAATCGTCCTGATCGCGTAGCAGGTGCTCCCAAAATCGACGTTGCCACAAACCCCGTTCTCTTCGTTTCTCCCGGCTTTTAGAGATTCGTTCGCCTTCGTCGATGGCGCGAGAAAAGTGCCCTTTCAGCACATTCCAGCGCATGGAAAAATCCGAGTCACCGGAAGGCAACGTCCAAATACAATGAAGATGATCCGGCAAGACCACCACCGCCTCCAACCGGAATGGATGTCGTTCCCTGACGTACCGAAAAGCCCATCCCAACGCATCGATGTGACTGACCAGCAAACGGTTACCCTTGCGCTTGGCGAGATTGACCGTGAAAAACCAGGTTGAACCTGGAACATGAGCACGGCGATATCCCGTCATGAAGTCCGTTTAACCTTTGAAAGGTTTCTCACTCGAACGATGCGCTTAGTTCCTCAGCACATCCTACGCGGGCTCAGCACATCCTACGCGGGCTCGATGCTTTCACCGCTGGTGATACCAGGACAGCGTTGCGATCTGAACCGGTAGCTTGACTGTTGACACGTGCAGCTTGAATTCCGTGCAGTCGACTAATTCGCTACTGAGAAGACCATCTGCCAGGGGCGCAACATCTGTTCTTACGAAATCGACACCAAGACCAACGGAGCACTCCTCGGTTTCGGTTCGAACCGTAATGATGCGAGTACGCTCTGGCTTCCGTGGTCGCGCCACAGCCCCAAGTTTTGAGACTTGTTTCGACACAAATCTAACCCAAGGAACTGTGCCGTCCTGCTCAAGCATTAACTTAAGATCCCCGATTCCTTCGAACAGTCGCTTTCCGCCGGTTTCACGGAGATGAAACCAATGCGGAGGGTGAAAGGTCAGATGCGGGTTCCGAATGCCCCTTAAACTGTCACGTGCTGTGGGTACCAAGTAGTGAATTGTCTCCCTATTGAACGCGCTCCATACAAAGTTCTGTGCTTTGAAATCAGGCGATACAAACGCTCGATCGTTGAGTCCGACTGACACAGAACCGCCAGGTTGAAGGCTGATCCAACCAATCCTCCTAGCTTTTCCGCCGACCTCGGTAGTCACAAGTATTTCCACGACTATGCAACCCAACGGAGCGCGAGTTGAGCGGCGCCCCTCATAAGTCTGTCCCCTAATATTTTCTCTTGACAGTCCCCCTCAGGGCGTGAGTTAGGCGACCTTGCCGTGGTCACGTATCTTTATCCGATTCCAATATTTTCCGTGGGAACATGATGCCCTTGCCTTTGACCTTAGCCCGTGTAGGATGTGCTGAGGAACGAAGCGCATCGTTCGAGTTATTCACCCGCACAAACGTCGAATACGGCAGCCAACTACTTCGATAGAATACCTACCGAGTCAGCTTTGCTTATGAGGTAGCTGACAAAGGCTGAGCATACTACGAGCATGTACTTCGCCTCGACAAAGCCGACATTCGACTGTTCCAATATAGCATGTCCGAATTCCGTCTTCATCACTAGAGTAGCCATACAGCTTAAGAAAGCCTGACCTTAGGGCACCATGTATGCCGGCGGTGTTGCTGAGACTTGTCAGCGCCACGTCCAAGCCGCCCCCTTCCTCGCCGGATATCAGCTTCGCAACTGATTCTACGGCGCTAATGGACTCCTTGATGGAGTTACGATAGTCTGGGTCAGGTTTCTTGCCAAGGAGCCTCAAAGCGGCCCGCAGATGTTCATGTGCACCTTGAAACCCCTTTGAGACTGCCGCATTCGTTGCATCCTCAATGGTCTCCACCTCGACGGGAGTGGCGATGGGGCTAAGAACCCCAGAGATGAACCTGTATCCCGATAGTTCTTGTTCAAGGATCGTATTCATTGCCTTTAGAAGTCTTTCGTTGTTTACGGCGTGTCGATGCGCATCGTAGGTTCCGATTGGAATGCAGGTCATATGCTGATGGTTTACTGCAAGGAACTCGACGAGGTCGTATGCTTCATACCACTCAACGGCAAAGAAATACTCCTTTAGCCACTTGCGACAATCGTTGTTTCGGTATGGAAGTTCGTCGACCGGGACTTTGCGGAAGAAGCGGGCGACATGAGTTGCAACGGGCTTCCAGTATTCCCAATTTGAATTATCGTAGAGAGAGTAAAAAAGGTTCCACAA from Pseudomonadota bacterium includes the following:
- a CDS encoding DUF2254 domain-containing protein, coding for MEARHHMVQYLVDARVNAEETESGLTAARDVIRHAFAEFLLLPTCIITAFLLLATLTSFIDRGNIAWLEPIRSLLETYVFSDAKGTSELLSTVASGLITVTTLTTSLLLIALQQAASSLTHQVYDQFLRRRNNQFAFGFFVGLSLYALVILASVGPVNPVFGAMVTFVLTVAALYLLLVLFYTTIDQMRPVVIIEALHDHVLAARKAQMSLIRKTRRTSCCDAPRRTQVIAARHGFVTRIDLDAIAEATALAGAQVEIVLNVSVGDYVAFQDVLAVVKSHTDDDAIAVGKALYAAIRRESQRDIASDPLDGIEELETIAWTSISTAQSDPDPGLLTIYNLRDVLARWSSEDNGSTDGHRVPVVYTDNVFSRLMSAFESLAVSASEAMQHQTYAEILRTFEIMFNRLPQEQKPRAEDLIMRMLSSLGDHVLTAELNGALSRLIDILKQAGRCETAAAMQSAQNELALSVGKLRSRASRSP
- a CDS encoding DUF2442 domain-containing protein is translated as MPKLLEAKYRRDYCIWLKFGDGVEGEVLKSELWGEVFEPLKQKTLFAEFSLDKELKTIVWPNGADFAPEFLYQKLRPNYTLKPPPRSGAA
- a CDS encoding DUF4160 domain-containing protein → MPEISRFLGIIIAMYYNDHSPPHFHARYGDFEAVIAIDTGEVVDGRLPPRVLGLVQERKRIDPLE
- a CDS encoding transposase, yielding MTGYRRAHVPGSTWFFTVNLAKRKGNRLLVSHIDALGWAFRYVRERHPFRLEAVVVLPDHLHCIWTLPSGDSDFSMRWNVLKGHFSRAIDEGERISKSREKRRERGLWQRRFWEHLLRDQDDFNKHVDYIHWNPVKHGWVKQVADWPHSSFHDYAARGIYPVNWGCEGILDVCAGE